ACCCATGCCCTGACGGACTCTCCGCTCAAGTTCATATAAGTCAGCGGCTTCAGCAGCGTCAATGGGCAGCCTTCGAGCACGATCTCGGCCGACATATCCGTAGAAGTCGCCCGCTTCCAGCGGCCGCCGCTCGCGCGCAGGAGTCGATCGACGGCTTCGAATCCCACGTTGTGCCGCGTACCTTCGTAGCGACTCCCGGGATTGCCGAGACCGACGAGGAGTCGAAGCGCCGATTTGGCATCAATCCTTGTCGCTTTCGCCCTCCGCAGGAGCTCCTGGTCTCGCCTCGGCGCCCTCGCCCTCTGCCGGAGCTTCGGCCGCGGCTTCCTCCGCCGGCTTCTCTTCGACTTCCACCTTGGGCGCAATGACGTGGGCGATTACCACGTTCGGTTCGGAGACGAGCTTGACACCGTCGGGGAGAGACAGATCCGCCGCCCTCAGGTAGTCGCCCATATCGAGCGCGGAGACATCCGCGACGATCGTCTCCGGTATGTCTTTCGGGAGGCACGAGATTTCCACCGTTCGGGTGATGAAATCGAGTATGCCGCCAGCCTGCTTGACCCCGATCGCGACGCCGGTCAGCTCGATGGCCACGTCCAGAGTCAGCTCCTTGTCCATGGCCACGCGGATCAGATCGGCGTGCAGCAGATGGTGCTGCACCGGCTCGATCTGATAGTCGGTGATCATTACGTTCTCTTTGCCTTTGTTACCCTTGATGGCCAG
Above is a genomic segment from Vicinamibacteria bacterium containing:
- a CDS encoding 50S ribosomal protein L25 produces the protein MASLTMEAEPRSAFGKGPSRRLRAEGKVPAVLYGGGKESVPLTLDPRAVTGIIRSHGGINTIFELAIKGNKGKENVMITDYQIEPVQHHLLHADLIRVAMDKELTLDVAIELTGVAIGVKQAGGILDFITRTVEISCLPKDIPETIVADVSALDMGDYLRAADLSLPDGVKLVSEPNVVIAHVIAPKVEVEEKPAEEAAAEAPAEGEGAEARPGAPAEGESDKD